From the genome of Alicyclobacillus sp. SO9:
GATTGAAATGGTAAACGTGCATGCATTCGGCGGCAGAAAGATGATGGAACGGGCCCGGGAAACAGTAGCGCAAGCGCCCCATCAACCGCTTCTCGTGGCGGTGACGGTCCTGACGAGCTTAGAGCAAACGGATCTGAAGGAAATCGGGCTGGACACCTCACCCGAGAATGAAGTCCAAAAATTAGTTCAGTTGACGGATGAATGCGGACTAGATGGTGTAGTTGCGTCGGCTCTGGAAATTAACGTAATCCGCCATATGACTCGTTCTGGGTTCGAGATTGTTGTGCCGGGGACGCGGCCCAAAGGGGTATCGCAGCACGATCAGGCGCGGACTTTAACTCCAGGAGAAGCCGCTGCCCGCGGCGCGACCAGACTGGTTTTGGGTCGCTCAGTAACGCAAGCAGAGCACCCCATAACGGCCTTGCAAGCGATATGGGACGAAATGATAGAAGTCAGTTCCTAGCGAATGGGGGATATATATGAGTTTCCTGTCTGTAGAAGATACGGTGTCAAACCAATTGGCACAAGGACTCCTGAAAATTGGAGCGGTGGAGCTGCGTCCAAACAATCCGTTTACGTGGTCGTCCGGATGGAAGTCTCCTATTTACTGTGACAATCGATTAACGCTGTCTTATCCGGTGCTGCGATCACTTATCAGCGGCGGACTGAAAGAGGCGATTCAAAATAATTTTCCGCAGGCAGAAGTTCTGGCAGGAACGGCGACTGCCGGAATTCCGCATGCTGCCTTTGTGGCTCAGGAACTGTCTCTGCCAATGGCGTATGTCAGGTCCAGTGCGAAAAGCCACGGCAAAGGCAAGCGGATTGAGGGCTTGATCCGTGCTGGTAGTCAGGTTTTGGTGATAGAAGACACAATTTCTACGGGAAGCTCAGCCTTTGACGCGGCTCAAGCATTACGCGATCACGGTGCCAAGGTTGTCGGTGTGGCAGCCATCTTTTCCTATGACTTTGACACTGCTGTTTCGCGGGCCCGGGAACTGGACATTCCGGTTCTCCGGTTGCTCGGGTATCCGCAGTTAATTCAGAGTGCAATTGAGATGGGTTACATTTCTCAAGCGGATGAACAAAGACTCCTTAGTTGGCGAAACTCGCCGGAAACCTTTGGGGTTTAGAGCACGCAGAGCTCGGGATAAATTAGGTTTTAGCAGAAATGTCCGCTTATTTCCTAGTGGTGGATAATTATATAAAATGCAGGCCGGGTTTC
Proteins encoded in this window:
- the pyrE gene encoding orotate phosphoribosyltransferase, with product MSFLSVEDTVSNQLAQGLLKIGAVELRPNNPFTWSSGWKSPIYCDNRLTLSYPVLRSLISGGLKEAIQNNFPQAEVLAGTATAGIPHAAFVAQELSLPMAYVRSSAKSHGKGKRIEGLIRAGSQVLVIEDTISTGSSAFDAAQALRDHGAKVVGVAAIFSYDFDTAVSRARELDIPVLRLLGYPQLIQSAIEMGYISQADEQRLLSWRNSPETFGV
- the pyrF gene encoding orotidine-5'-phosphate decarboxylase encodes the protein MTKESPNSNWNATGNSKQDSNQNSKHSVKQSSKPVAVQPGIAGIQDLSHEKYDKVRSMSYVALDFPDWKQARRLVDEFGSAVDGYKVGLELFHRAGYGAVEELCRQGKRVFLDIKLHDIPNTVAGALRAVCELPIEMVNVHAFGGRKMMERARETVAQAPHQPLLVAVTVLTSLEQTDLKEIGLDTSPENEVQKLVQLTDECGLDGVVASALEINVIRHMTRSGFEIVVPGTRPKGVSQHDQARTLTPGEAAARGATRLVLGRSVTQAEHPITALQAIWDEMIEVSS